A genomic region of Streptococcus suis contains the following coding sequences:
- a CDS encoding acylphosphatase, with translation MRKVKMIASGRVQGVGFRWSVQFLAVEIGDIYGRVWNNDDGTVTILAQSDNAEKLSHFIHEIRKGPSRMAKVTYLDVTLANFEDYKDFQVAYR, from the coding sequence ATGCGAAAGGTAAAAATGATTGCATCTGGTCGTGTGCAAGGAGTCGGCTTTCGTTGGTCTGTTCAATTTTTAGCTGTGGAAATAGGCGACATCTACGGCAGAGTTTGGAATAATGATGATGGAACTGTCACCATTTTAGCTCAGTCAGATAATGCTGAGAAACTTAGCCATTTTATCCATGAAATTCGGAAAGGGCCTTCTCGTATGGCCAAAGTCACCTATCTAGATGTCACCCTAGCCAACTTCGAAGACTATAAGGATTTTCAGGTGGCGTATAGATAA
- the yidC gene encoding membrane protein insertase YidC, translating to MKKNKRILLTGLALSTLVFLSGCVQTKNGVPTGEGWVYNFLVAPMGNLIKFFAENQGLGFGVAIIIVTLIVRLFIMPLGIYQSWKSTYQSEKMNYLKPILGPIQERMKNASSQEEQLAAQQEYFAAQKQYGVSVFGGMGCLPILIQMPFFTALFYAARYTEGISEATFLGIDLGSASLILTAIAGILYYAQSLLMQVGMDEEQKKQMRAVAIMNPLMIVMFSWSSPAGVTLYWVVGGFIGLIQQALTNLILKPRIRAKVEEEFKNNPPKPYKSTIKDVTPKASAIIEEKTSKKSNRNAGKQRSR from the coding sequence TTGAAAAAGAATAAACGAATTTTATTAACAGGTCTAGCCCTGTCTACGCTAGTATTTCTATCAGGATGTGTGCAGACAAAGAACGGTGTTCCTACTGGTGAAGGTTGGGTCTACAACTTCCTTGTTGCCCCAATGGGAAACCTGATTAAATTCTTCGCGGAAAACCAAGGACTCGGTTTCGGTGTTGCTATCATTATCGTGACATTGATTGTTCGTCTCTTCATCATGCCACTAGGTATTTACCAATCTTGGAAATCAACCTATCAGTCTGAGAAAATGAATTACCTCAAACCAATTTTAGGTCCAATCCAAGAACGCATGAAAAATGCAAGTTCCCAAGAAGAGCAATTGGCTGCCCAACAGGAATACTTTGCTGCTCAAAAACAATATGGTGTCAGCGTATTTGGTGGAATGGGCTGCCTTCCTATCTTGATTCAAATGCCATTCTTTACGGCACTCTTCTATGCAGCTCGTTACACGGAAGGAATCTCAGAAGCAACCTTCCTTGGCATTGATCTCGGTTCTGCAAGTCTCATTCTAACAGCTATTGCTGGTATCCTCTACTACGCTCAATCACTTCTGATGCAAGTCGGTATGGACGAAGAACAGAAGAAACAAATGAGAGCTGTGGCAATCATGAACCCATTGATGATTGTTATGTTCTCTTGGTCTTCACCTGCTGGTGTTACCCTCTACTGGGTAGTCGGTGGATTTATCGGTCTTATTCAACAAGCTCTTACAAACCTCATCTTGAAACCACGTATCCGTGCTAAGGTTGAAGAAGAATTTAAAAATAATCCTCCAAAACCATATAAATCAACTATCAAGGATGTAACTCCTAAAGCATCCGCTATCATCGAAGAAAAAACGTCGAAGAAATCAAACCGTAACGCCGGTAAACAACGTTCTAGATAA
- the greA gene encoding transcription elongation factor GreA — translation MAEKTYPMTLEEKEKLEKELEELKLVRRPEIVERIKIARSYGDLSENSEYEAAKDEQAFVEGQISTIETKIRYAEIVNSDAVAADEVAIGKTVTVQEVGETEEEVYHIVGAAGADAFANKISNESPIGHALIGKKTGDIATIETPAGSYDVKILKVEKTK, via the coding sequence ATGGCAGAAAAAACATATCCAATGACCTTGGAAGAAAAGGAAAAACTAGAAAAAGAACTAGAGGAACTAAAGCTAGTTCGTCGACCAGAAATTGTTGAACGTATTAAAATTGCTCGTTCTTACGGAGACCTTTCAGAAAACTCTGAGTACGAAGCAGCTAAAGATGAACAGGCTTTTGTTGAAGGTCAAATCTCAACAATCGAAACAAAAATTCGCTATGCTGAAATCGTAAACAGTGATGCAGTTGCTGCGGATGAAGTGGCAATTGGTAAGACTGTGACTGTTCAAGAAGTTGGTGAGACCGAGGAAGAAGTCTATCATATCGTTGGTGCTGCAGGTGCAGATGCCTTTGCAAACAAGATTTCAAATGAAAGCCCAATTGGTCATGCTTTGATTGGTAAAAAAACAGGAGATATTGCAACAATTGAAACCCCTGCTGGTAGCTATGATGTAAAAATCTTGAAGGTTGAAAAAACGAAATAA
- the mltG gene encoding endolytic transglycosylase MltG, producing MTKDTNEKNTQSSSFRDQILRDLEELKVKRLAEQSADVLVDKRNEVINELQPSLAEEKAPHRETEIVKVEGIAFPDSYLPEEQQESEVMTESIEEPTSETLATPETFVIEKEVISSPVPQDTVERNLEELRNLVAANTVEFDEAPSSSLVSEPVEPVLSEKSSLEDTFLEFPTEDVSAVTGDTEVISLEETIVATKAVAPVVATEEQMQPTQSRRSSSHIANKQRRKKQDKAAKRIVSVIMSIIVVAVLVTGLTGYMWVKSSLEPVNTKATEAIQVEIPEGSSTLEIGKILVDNKLIKNATIFNYYSKIKSYNNFQSGFYNLKQNMSVDDIAKALQESGTPTAQKEAAGKILIVEGYTLTQIAQAITDNTKTEDKNDKTPFTTEQFMATVTNQDFINRMVATYPKLFASLPAADSGVIYQLEGYLFPAVYEYSDETTIEELVEQMIAAMDNRLQPYYETIAAKNLTVNEVLTLASLVEKEGSTDEDRRNIASVFFNRLNAAMPLQSNIAILYAQGKLGQETTLAEDAAIDTSIESPYNIYWTPGLMPGPVDSPSLSAIEAVINANTTDYLYFVADVTTGNVYFTNNIDEHNQNVAKYVNAHLNNE from the coding sequence GTGACAAAGGATACGAATGAAAAAAACACGCAGTCTTCAAGCTTCCGCGATCAAATTTTACGAGATTTGGAAGAATTGAAGGTGAAACGTTTGGCGGAACAATCAGCGGATGTTCTTGTTGATAAGCGTAATGAAGTTATCAACGAGCTCCAGCCTAGTCTTGCCGAAGAAAAAGCCCCCCATAGAGAGACTGAAATTGTAAAAGTAGAAGGTATTGCCTTCCCTGATTCATACTTGCCAGAAGAACAGCAAGAATCAGAAGTGATGACGGAAAGTATTGAAGAGCCAACATCAGAAACTTTGGCTACTCCAGAGACTTTTGTGATTGAAAAAGAAGTCATTTCAAGTCCGGTTCCTCAAGATACGGTGGAGCGGAACTTGGAAGAGCTACGAAACCTTGTAGCTGCTAATACTGTAGAATTTGATGAGGCTCCATCAAGCTCATTGGTTTCCGAACCAGTTGAGCCTGTCCTTTCAGAGAAGTCTTCTTTGGAAGATACATTTTTGGAATTTCCAACGGAAGATGTATCAGCTGTAACGGGTGATACAGAGGTTATCTCACTGGAAGAAACAATTGTTGCAACGAAGGCAGTAGCTCCAGTTGTAGCGACAGAAGAGCAGATGCAACCAACACAGTCTAGACGATCATCGTCGCACATAGCAAACAAGCAACGTCGTAAAAAACAGGATAAAGCCGCTAAACGCATTGTCTCTGTTATCATGTCGATTATTGTAGTGGCGGTTCTAGTGACAGGTCTTACTGGCTATATGTGGGTAAAATCTAGTCTGGAACCAGTCAATACCAAAGCTACAGAAGCTATTCAGGTAGAGATTCCAGAAGGGTCTTCAACTTTAGAAATTGGTAAAATTTTAGTTGATAACAAGTTGATTAAGAATGCTACTATTTTTAATTACTACTCTAAAATTAAGAGCTATAATAATTTCCAAAGTGGTTTTTATAATTTAAAACAAAATATGTCTGTGGATGACATCGCCAAAGCACTTCAAGAAAGTGGCACTCCGACAGCTCAAAAAGAAGCCGCAGGTAAGATTTTGATTGTTGAAGGGTATACACTGACACAAATTGCTCAGGCTATTACAGATAATACCAAGACAGAAGATAAAAATGATAAAACACCATTTACCACAGAACAATTTATGGCTACTGTGACCAACCAAGATTTTATTAATCGAATGGTTGCTACTTATCCAAAATTGTTTGCCAGCTTACCAGCTGCTGATAGTGGAGTTATTTATCAGTTGGAAGGTTACCTCTTCCCAGCGGTTTATGAATACAGCGATGAAACAACTATCGAAGAGCTCGTTGAGCAAATGATTGCCGCGATGGATAATCGTTTACAACCATATTATGAAACGATTGCTGCTAAGAATTTGACTGTAAATGAAGTTCTTACCTTGGCATCTTTGGTTGAAAAAGAAGGTTCTACTGATGAAGATCGTCGAAACATTGCAAGTGTCTTCTTTAACCGCTTGAATGCAGCAATGCCTCTACAATCCAATATTGCCATCTTGTATGCTCAGGGTAAACTTGGTCAAGAAACAACTTTGGCAGAAGATGCAGCGATTGATACATCAATTGAGTCACCATACAACATTTATTGGACACCAGGATTGATGCCTGGACCAGTGGATAGTCCAAGCCTTTCGGCTATCGAGGCAGTGATTAATGCCAACACGACAGACTATCTTTACTTTGTAGCAGATGTTACAACTGGAAATGTTTACTTTACAAATAATATTGATGAACATAACCAAAACGTTGCTAAGTATGTAAATGCACATCTTAATAATGAGTAA
- a CDS encoding GNAT family N-acetyltransferase, whose amino-acid sequence MEIRFATPSDLEQVVLIENANFSKEEQIAESVLAIYLNALSKTCLIMEHDGEIAGYLLSCPSVSQTVTDDIFYLTESDMPTGSHLAIASLSVAATYKGQGVGTLLLAAIKEVALAGGFEGVSLTCKEYLIGYYEMNQFEDFGPSLSQFGGQMWSDMYWKAL is encoded by the coding sequence ATGGAAATTCGTTTTGCTACTCCTTCGGATTTAGAACAAGTTGTTTTGATTGAAAATGCCAATTTTTCCAAAGAAGAACAAATAGCTGAGTCTGTTCTTGCTATTTATCTGAATGCTTTGAGTAAAACCTGTTTAATAATGGAACACGATGGGGAAATCGCAGGATATTTATTATCCTGTCCTTCTGTTTCGCAGACTGTTACAGACGATATTTTTTACTTGACAGAGAGTGACATGCCGACAGGCAGTCACCTAGCTATTGCTAGTCTATCCGTAGCGGCTACCTATAAGGGACAGGGAGTGGGGACACTTTTGTTGGCAGCCATAAAAGAAGTGGCTTTAGCAGGAGGATTTGAAGGAGTTTCCCTGACCTGTAAGGAGTATTTGATTGGCTACTATGAAATGAATCAGTTTGAAGACTTTGGCCCCTCCTTGTCACAATTTGGAGGACAAATGTGGAGTGATATGTACTGGAAAGCCTTGTAG
- the murC gene encoding UDP-N-acetylmuramate--L-alanine ligase has product MTKTYHFIGIKGSGMSALALMLHQMGHKVQGSDVEKYYFTQRGLEQAGIQILPFDEKNITADVELIAGNAFRPDNNVEIAYADAQGYTYKRYHEFLGEFMKGFTSLGVAGAHGKTSTTGLLAHVMRNITDTSFLIGDGTGRGSANAQYFVFESDEYERHFAPYHPEYSIITNIDFDHPDYFTSLEDVFNAFNDYAKQVKKALFVFGEDEQLRRITANAPIYYYGLEDNNDFVAYDLKPSTSGSQFKVRHGEEELGEFQIPTFGKHNVMNATAVIANLYIAGFDLQLVAEHLKTFGGVKRRFTEKIVNDTVIIDDFAHHPTEIIATIDAARQKYPSKELVAIFQPHTFTRTIALLDEFADALNGADAVYLAQIYGSARETDNGQVKVEDLAAKINKKGGLVTVENTSPLLDHDNAVYVFMGAGDIQSYEYSFERLLSNLTNNVQ; this is encoded by the coding sequence ATGACAAAAACCTATCATTTTATCGGAATTAAGGGATCAGGTATGAGCGCACTTGCTCTTATGTTGCATCAAATGGGGCATAAGGTTCAAGGTAGTGATGTAGAGAAATACTACTTTACACAACGCGGGCTTGAACAAGCTGGGATTCAGATTTTACCATTTGATGAGAAAAATATTACAGCAGATGTTGAATTGATTGCTGGTAATGCTTTTCGTCCAGATAACAATGTGGAAATCGCTTATGCTGATGCCCAGGGCTATACCTACAAACGTTACCATGAATTTCTAGGTGAATTTATGAAAGGTTTTACGAGCCTCGGTGTTGCTGGTGCCCATGGTAAGACCTCTACAACGGGATTATTGGCACATGTTATGCGCAATATCACAGATACTTCCTTCCTGATTGGTGATGGTACTGGTCGCGGTTCGGCAAATGCTCAGTATTTTGTGTTCGAATCCGATGAATACGAACGTCACTTTGCCCCATACCATCCTGAATACAGCATCATTACCAATATTGATTTTGACCATCCAGATTATTTCACTAGTCTAGAGGATGTTTTCAATGCTTTCAATGATTATGCGAAGCAAGTAAAAAAAGCTCTCTTCGTTTTTGGTGAAGATGAGCAACTTCGTCGTATCACGGCAAATGCTCCAATCTACTATTATGGCTTGGAAGACAATAATGATTTTGTTGCCTATGACTTGAAGCCTTCTACAAGTGGCTCACAATTCAAAGTTCGCCATGGTGAAGAAGAGTTGGGAGAATTCCAAATTCCAACCTTTGGTAAGCATAATGTGATGAATGCAACAGCTGTTATTGCCAATCTCTATATTGCTGGATTTGATTTGCAACTGGTTGCAGAACACTTGAAGACATTTGGAGGTGTCAAACGTCGTTTTACGGAGAAGATTGTTAATGATACTGTTATCATTGATGACTTTGCTCACCATCCAACGGAAATCATTGCTACTATTGATGCGGCACGTCAGAAGTATCCTAGCAAGGAGTTGGTAGCCATCTTCCAACCACATACATTCACTCGTACCATTGCGCTTCTCGATGAGTTCGCAGATGCGTTGAATGGAGCAGATGCAGTTTACCTTGCTCAAATTTATGGATCAGCGCGTGAAACAGACAACGGTCAGGTTAAGGTAGAAGATTTGGCGGCTAAAATCAACAAAAAAGGTGGACTTGTTACAGTTGAAAATACTTCACCACTTTTAGACCATGACAATGCAGTATATGTATTTATGGGAGCTGGTGATATTCAGTCCTATGAATATTCCTTCGAAAGACTCTTGTCAAATCTTACAAATAACGTCCAATAA
- a CDS encoding DEAD/DEAH box helicase, with amino-acid sequence MGRMMPGRIRQEGIDLYEAGKLTVLHSENGKMVLDIAGERFTYGDADSDLQCSCQLFQSKGYCQHLAATEYFLKNDASGKDMKQSLKEDGEQHKETVRRTYFGGLFLDEILRPESELGLKYQLSVEGSLLPYDRQIDWTLKITRLPDTRSYIVRDIGAFLRIVKANGHYQIGKNYYEQVTYENFDEPSQALLDFLWALVPEKVGIDSDILTHFGRHFRLPQAYFEEGLELLNQLEHFNFSYQQQSYSSLMVLPLTGEEGLYHFEVTVHTQMIEMVIHEKTVRPLFHGRYLLVNGTVYSVNRHQEHLIYQISELVPTESGLRKVQVDFPDQNRLALSLLDLQTIGTVKAPKRFIIHDFKPEFHIQMEANESLSLQLVLDFDGRQVRSEEDLALLPFASHFQHLERVYQAIRLAGFRGTYHAQRAALSQQDLYPFFQQQLPILQKMGQVHLAERLQALYIEAKPQLEIVRNGSLLDISFDLSGIEQSEIDQAITALLNQEDHYTSPSGKVFVFDEETKKISQTLIYLRARHGKEGQVQVHALAGYQLAQSLSQFNQVSFSKEFEEMASYLAQPDLFPLPAVEVTTSLRDYQQTGLKWLTMLDTYGFGGILADDMGLGKTLQTIAFLSSRMTKDSKVLILAPSSLIYNWLDECKRFAPGLDVAVVHGNKDQREEIIANGHQVLVTSYPSFRQDVALYRQERFDYLILDEAQVMKNAQSKIAQLLREFEVGNCFALSGTPIENHLTELWSIFQIVLPGLLPGKQDFGKLAAKDIARTIQPFVLRRHKEDVLQELPDLIEVNVLNELTDEQKAIYLAQLQQMRTQIAGADDAQINRSKIEILSGITRLRQICDTPSLFMEEFSGESGKLNSLKELLLQLKEGEHRVLIFSQFRNMLEKIEEQLVEIGMTSYTLTGSTPANQRQEMTQAFNAGSRDAFLISLKAGGVGLNLTGADTVILVDLWWNPAVEAQAISRAHRMGQTEKVECYRLITRGTIEEKIQELQENKKNLVKTVLDGNESRANLTVEDIREILGIE; translated from the coding sequence ACGGAGTATTTTTTAAAAAATGATGCCTCGGGCAAGGATATGAAGCAGTCTTTGAAAGAAGATGGTGAACAACATAAGGAAACCGTCCGTCGGACTTATTTTGGCGGTCTCTTTTTAGATGAAATTTTGCGGCCAGAATCTGAACTGGGGCTTAAGTATCAGTTATCAGTTGAAGGGAGCTTATTGCCCTATGATCGTCAGATAGATTGGACCTTGAAAATTACCCGTTTGCCAGATACACGTTCGTACATTGTGCGGGACATCGGAGCTTTTTTGCGCATTGTGAAAGCCAATGGTCACTATCAAATAGGGAAAAATTATTATGAGCAAGTTACTTATGAAAATTTTGATGAACCAAGTCAGGCTCTCCTGGATTTTCTCTGGGCCTTGGTACCAGAGAAAGTTGGTATAGATTCGGATATTCTTACTCATTTTGGACGACATTTTCGCCTGCCACAAGCCTATTTTGAGGAGGGGTTGGAGCTGTTAAATCAGCTAGAACATTTTAACTTTTCCTATCAACAGCAGTCCTATTCCTCCTTGATGGTTCTTCCGTTGACAGGTGAGGAAGGGCTCTATCATTTTGAGGTGACCGTTCACACGCAGATGATTGAAATGGTTATTCACGAAAAAACAGTCCGACCACTTTTTCATGGGCGCTATCTCTTAGTAAATGGCACGGTTTATAGTGTCAATCGCCATCAAGAACATCTGATTTACCAAATTTCCGAACTTGTTCCAACCGAATCAGGTTTGAGAAAAGTGCAGGTGGATTTCCCTGACCAAAATCGTCTGGCTTTAAGCTTGCTAGATTTGCAGACAATTGGGACTGTTAAGGCACCTAAACGCTTCATCATTCATGATTTCAAGCCAGAATTTCATATTCAGATGGAGGCAAATGAAAGTTTATCACTCCAATTGGTTTTGGATTTTGATGGACGTCAGGTAAGGAGTGAAGAGGATTTGGCTCTCCTGCCTTTTGCCAGCCATTTCCAACATTTGGAGAGGGTCTATCAGGCTATTCGTTTAGCTGGCTTTAGGGGGACATATCATGCCCAGAGAGCGGCTCTTAGTCAGCAGGATCTCTATCCATTTTTCCAACAACAATTGCCTATATTACAAAAAATGGGGCAGGTTCATCTAGCAGAAAGGCTCCAGGCTTTATATATTGAAGCCAAACCTCAATTAGAAATTGTGCGTAACGGATCACTTTTGGATATTTCGTTTGACTTATCAGGTATTGAACAATCTGAAATCGATCAGGCGATTACAGCCTTGCTGAATCAAGAGGATCACTATACTAGCCCGAGCGGTAAGGTATTTGTTTTTGATGAGGAAACCAAGAAAATCAGTCAAACCCTAATCTATCTGCGGGCCCGTCATGGTAAGGAGGGGCAGGTACAAGTCCATGCTCTTGCTGGTTACCAATTGGCTCAATCCTTGTCACAATTCAACCAAGTCAGTTTCTCCAAGGAATTTGAGGAAATGGCAAGCTATCTAGCTCAGCCAGATTTGTTCCCGCTTCCTGCTGTGGAAGTAACAACGTCGCTTAGGGATTATCAGCAGACAGGGCTTAAGTGGTTGACTATGCTGGATACGTATGGTTTTGGTGGAATTTTAGCTGACGACATGGGGCTTGGAAAGACCTTGCAAACTATCGCCTTTCTGTCCAGTCGGATGACAAAAGATTCCAAAGTTTTAATATTGGCACCGTCTAGCTTGATTTATAACTGGTTAGATGAGTGCAAGCGGTTTGCTCCAGGTTTAGATGTGGCTGTTGTCCATGGAAACAAGGACCAGCGTGAAGAGATCATTGCCAATGGTCACCAAGTCTTAGTTACCTCCTATCCATCCTTCAGACAGGATGTTGCACTCTATAGACAGGAACGCTTTGACTACCTCATTTTAGATGAGGCGCAGGTTATGAAAAATGCCCAATCTAAGATTGCACAGCTCCTGCGTGAGTTTGAGGTTGGGAATTGCTTTGCCCTCTCAGGTACTCCGATTGAAAACCATTTGACGGAACTCTGGTCCATTTTCCAAATTGTCTTACCAGGTTTATTGCCAGGCAAACAAGACTTCGGTAAATTAGCAGCCAAGGACATTGCGCGGACCATTCAACCCTTCGTTCTCAGACGTCATAAGGAAGACGTTCTTCAGGAATTGCCTGATTTGATAGAGGTCAATGTGCTTAATGAACTAACAGATGAACAAAAAGCCATCTACCTAGCCCAGCTTCAACAAATGCGGACTCAAATAGCTGGCGCAGATGATGCTCAAATCAATCGTAGCAAGATAGAAATCCTATCAGGAATTACTCGCTTACGTCAAATCTGCGATACCCCTAGCCTTTTCATGGAAGAGTTTAGTGGTGAGAGTGGCAAACTTAATAGTTTGAAAGAATTACTCTTGCAACTAAAAGAAGGTGAACACAGGGTCTTGATATTCTCCCAATTCAGAAATATGCTGGAAAAAATAGAAGAACAGCTGGTAGAAATTGGGATGACATCCTATACTTTGACTGGTTCAACACCTGCTAACCAACGCCAAGAAATGACACAGGCCTTCAATGCAGGAAGTCGAGATGCCTTTCTCATTTCCTTGAAAGCAGGTGGCGTTGGCTTGAATTTGACAGGTGCAGACACAGTCATCCTAGTCGACCTTTGGTGGAATCCTGCCGTGGAAGCACAGGCTATCAGTCGGGCTCATCGTATGGGGCAGACTGAAAAGGTTGAATGCTATCGCCTGATTACTAGAGGGACAATCGAAGAGAAGATTCAAGAATTACAAGAAAATAAAAAGAACCTTGTCAAAACAGTCCTTGATGGCAATGAAAGCCGAGCGAATTTGACGGTTGAGGATATTCGTGAGATTTTAGGGATTGAGTGA